AATCCGCCCACTCGGCGCGCCGCCTGCGCGCCCTCGCCGACTTCGATCGGCGTCCCGATCTCGAAAATCACGACGACGCTGGTGTTCGCGAACTCGTGCTTGACGAGCGGGGCCGCCGCGCGCTCCTCGTATCCGAAACAAGCGCGCACCCAAGGCGCGCAGCTCGGATCCGGCGCGCGCTCGACCACGCACAGCACCGACCTCGGGAGGCGATGCTCGACGACGCGCGCCGCACGCTCCATCTCAGCGCGCTGGATCCAGCACTTCCTTGAACCCGTACTTCACGTGCGGGCCGATCGCGATTTGCTCCAGCACACCGATGCCGGTCTGGCTCCCCATGCGCACCTTCATCACCTGTTGGATGTGCTGGTTCTCCATCGCCATCTCGTTCACGCCCGCGAGCTTCCAGCTCTCGCCTCCGATCGCGAGCTCGCCCTTCCAGCGGCCGTGGCCCCACTCGGGGTGCGAGTAGCCGATGCCCTTCATGCGGAAGCACAGGGTCGGCTCCATCGCGATCTCGAGGCGCTCGCCCGTCTTCTTGAAGAGTCTCAGCTCGGCGCGCGCGGCGCGGCGCGTGCCGGGCACGTAGACGAGGCGGTGCTCAGCGGCGGCGAGCAGCTCGGTGCCGGGGTCTTCGACGCCGGGGATTTTCTTCGGGTCGTCATAGACGGGGCACACCATGCCGTCGAAGTGCCAAGGCTGGCCGTACGAGTCTTCGAACAGGCACATGTGGGTGCACTTATCAGGCCAGTGCAGCGGCGCCCACAGGAAGAAGAACTGCGGCGCGGTCTGCGGCGGCGCGCCGGCGGGGTCGCCCTCTCCCACCGGGCGGATGCCCCACGAGCGATCCTTCGTTCCGTAGTTCCTGCGCGGGTCGAGACGCAGCGTCTTGCCCGCGTAGCGCAGCTCGCCCTGCCAGTGGCCGAACTGGTTGAAGCGCGTGGCGTCCATGATGCCCTTGCCGCGCCCGTGCGTCTGCCGGCCTTCCTCGATGTTCGCGGTGCGCGGAATCCAGAGCAGCTCGCCGCTGATGCCAGTCGTGTTGTCGTCGACCGTCACGCGCAGCGACATCATCGGCTCGAGGATCTCGATGCGGAAAGGCCCGATCGTCAGGTCGCTCGGCTCGCGCGGCGCGCGGCGCGACGCGTGGAAGGCGTGCTGCTTGCCGTCGATCACGAGCGAGAGGCCGCAGTCCATGATGCCGAGGTTCGGATACAACGCGGCGCCGATGCCGAGGTACCAGCTGCCGTCGTCGGCGTAGCCGTTGAACCAGTAGCGGTCGTAGGCGTTCCGGCTGGCGGTGGCGACGTGAAGGACGGGCTCGGGTGTTTGATGGATGGGGTAGTCGTCGAACTTGCTGAGCATGCGGAGCGCTCCTTGTTTGCGCGAGTCCGAGGCTTGCGGTCGGCGAGCTTATGACAGGCCGAGAGGTGGCGTCAGCGCGCAGCTCGCAGGGCGAATGCAGCAGGCGGCGCTTCGCGCCGCGGCGGGTCCTCCCTGCATGGGAACGGCGACATCTCGGTGCGCTTGCGTGCGATGCTGCTCCCCTTCGCTCCAGAGGAGAGGCCGCGCATGCTCACGGCCACGCGACGCGAGTTGTTGCGGACGAGCCTCGGCGCGAGCGCTGCCTTCGCCTTCGCGTGCGGAGGTGGCGCGGAGTCGCAGGCGCCGCAGATCGAGCCGCTGCGCCTGTCGTACGGCGGCTTCGCGATGGGGATCCAGAGCTTCTCGCTGCGCCACTACACGCTCGAGGCGGCGCTCGACATCACGCGTGCGCTCGGGCTCGCGCGCATCGAGCTGATTCCCACGACCGCGCTCGGGCCAATTTGTTCGGCGAGCACTTCGCCGTGACGAGCGATGGTGCCGCGATTGACACCGTACTCGCGACGTGCTCCCAACGCGGCGTCGCGATCGCGGCGCATGGCGTGAATGCCGTCGCCAGCGAAGCGGAGGCGCGCTCGCTGTTCGCGTTCGCGAAGCGAGCGCGAGTTCCAGTGCTTTCGATCGCGCCCGACGCGGAGGTGTTGGGAGCGCTCGATGCGCTGTGCGCGGAGCACGCGGAGGTGCGGCTCGCGATTCACAATCACGGGCCGGGCATGGCATGGGAGACGATCGAGGAGATCGAGGCGGCGCTCTCGGAGAGGCATCCGAGCTTCGGCGCTTGCGTCGACACGGGGCACTTCATTCGCAGCGGCATCGATCCCACCCTGGCGCTGCGGCGTTTCGGTGCGCGCGTGCACGGCGTGCACCTCAAGGACTTCGTCAGCGAAGGTGCGTTCGCGGAGGGCTGCATCCTCGGCGCGGGCAAGCTCGATCTCGACGCGGTGTTTCGCGCGCTGCGCGAGATCGAGTTCCGCGGCGCGCTCTCGCTCGAGTACGAGCGCAGTCCCGAGAACGTCGTGCCAGGTCTCGTCGCGTGTCTGCGCGCCGCGTCGGAGGCGGCGGAGCGCGTTTCGCGCAGCTGAGCTCGGGCCTCAGGCCGCCCGCTGCGTGCGCCAACGCGCGAGGGCGGCGCGCGTCGCCGCGAGCCTCAGCGCCGAGTCGGCGTCGAGCGCTTCTCTCGGCAGCGCGGCGATGCCGAAGGTCAGCGCGAGGGCGATCGGCTCGCGCTGGCCATCCTTCACCAGCGCGATCGTGGAGAGTTCGTCACGCAGCTGCTCGAAGCGGCGCGCGAGGTCGGGATGATCGGCATCGACGAGGCCCATCGCGAAGGCGTCGGCGTGCACGCGACCCAACAAGTCGGTCGTGCGGAAGCGGTCCTCGATCATGCGCGCGAGCCAGCGTGTGAGCGCGCTCGCGAACGCCTCGCCGTGTGTTTGCCGGATCTCGTGCAGCGATGTGAGCTCGATGCGCACGACGCTGAGC
The window above is part of the Deltaproteobacteria bacterium genome. Proteins encoded here:
- a CDS encoding diguanylate cyclase produces the protein MQASRARSPRAAGAASRASRFATPASGALHEAAFARCLAASCERARAAQRPLSVVRIELTSLHEIRQTHGEAFASALTRWLARMIEDRFRTTDLLGRVHADAFAMGLVDADHPDLARRFEQLRDELSTIALVKDGQREPIALALTFGIAALPREALDADSALRLAATRAALARWRTQRAA
- a CDS encoding TIM barrel protein; translation: MNAVASEAEARSLFAFAKRARVPVLSIAPDAEVLGALDALCAEHAEVRLAIHNHGPGMAWETIEEIEAALSERHPSFGACVDTGHFIRSGIDPTLALRRFGARVHGVHLKDFVSEGAFAEGCILGAGKLDLDAVFRALREIEFRGALSLEYERSPENVVPGLVACLRAASEAAERVSRS